A section of the Nerophis ophidion isolate RoL-2023_Sa linkage group LG16, RoL_Noph_v1.0, whole genome shotgun sequence genome encodes:
- the LOC133570029 gene encoding zinc finger protein 45-like isoform X1 codes for MTKLQFLNVFLTERLMLAAQEIYKSVEDTVLEYQEEIAIRERENDHLKRRLRDAGIEIWPDRPSMALLAEQDGEHPRREWSPSMGHEERIPIHIKDKRDLRTNQVDERLRGHGSCSASENMFSPQHVANEYTQDGPHASNHPQSQGAENRGRDPNSRGPARHVKAETGGIHRGPTSSNIPQPLAPVNPNCSNENIDIIGVENGGQMVGAKANGSVVNRGQASHMRNQADCPHQKSPPQDHISSFCCKVCGEAFSHVGHLHVHVQVHTREKPYRCGVCGKCCSSSGRLQEHQRSHTGEKPFRCQICGKGFTQMAHLKVHMRIHTGEKPYSCPVCGKCFSRSDKIKRHLQTHTREGSYFSGQ; via the exons ATGACCAAACTGCAGTTTTTAAACGTTTTCTTGACCGAGCGACTCATGCTCGCTGCACAGGAGATCTACAAGTCCGTGGAAGACACGGTCTTGGAGTACCAGGAGGAAATCGCCATCAGGGAGCGAGAGAACGACCATCTGAAGCGCAGGCTGCGAGATGCTGGCATTGAAATATGGCCAG ACCGTCCATCAATGGCGCTGCTCGCAGAGCAGGATGGCGAGCATCCTCGGCGTGAGTGGAGTCCCAGCATGGGGCACGAAGAGCGCATCCCGATCCACATCAAGGACAAGCGAGATCTGCGGACCAACCAAGTGGACGAGCGGCTCCGCGGCCACGGTTCCTGCAGTGCGTCAGAAAACATGTTCTCCCCCCAGCATGTCGCTAACGAGTACACGCAGGACGGCCCTCACGCGTCCAACCACCCCCAGAGTCAAGGCGCGGAGAACAGGGGGCGGGATCCGAACTCTCGCGGCCCCGCCAGACACGTGAAGGCGGAGACTGGAGGTATTCACAGGGGCCCCACGTCCTCTAATATCCCCCAGCCCCTTGCGCCAGTCAACCCCAATTGCTCAAATGAGAACATTGACATAATCGGGGTGGAGAATGGGGGGCAGATGGTGGGCGCGAAGGCCAACGGATCCGTGGTAAACCGAGGACAGGCGTCTCACATGCGCAACCAAGCAGACTGCCCCCATCAGAAATCCCCCCCGCAAGACCACATATCGTCCTTCTGCTGCAAGGTATGCGGGGAAGCGTTTAGTCACGTGGGACACCTACACGTGCACGTGCAGGTGCACACGCGGGAGAAACCTTACCGCTGCGGCGTCTGTGGGAAGTGCTGCAGCTCCTCCGGCCGACTCCAGGAGCACCAGCGGAGCCACACGGGGGAAAAACCCTTCAGGTGCCAGATCTGTGGGAAAGGCTTCACCCAGATGGCGCACCTCAAAGTACACATGAGGATCCACACGGGGGAGAAGCCGTACAGCTGCCCGGTGTGCGGCAAGTGCTTCAGCCGCTCCGACAAAATCAAAAGGCATCTCCAGACGCACACGCGCGAGGGGTCCTACTTCTCGGGGCAGTGA
- the LOC133570029 gene encoding zinc finger protein 554-like isoform X2, which translates to MALLAEQDGEHPRREWSPSMGHEERIPIHIKDKRDLRTNQVDERLRGHGSCSASENMFSPQHVANEYTQDGPHASNHPQSQGAENRGRDPNSRGPARHVKAETGGIHRGPTSSNIPQPLAPVNPNCSNENIDIIGVENGGQMVGAKANGSVVNRGQASHMRNQADCPHQKSPPQDHISSFCCKVCGEAFSHVGHLHVHVQVHTREKPYRCGVCGKCCSSSGRLQEHQRSHTGEKPFRCQICGKGFTQMAHLKVHMRIHTGEKPYSCPVCGKCFSRSDKIKRHLQTHTREGSYFSGQ; encoded by the coding sequence ATGGCGCTGCTCGCAGAGCAGGATGGCGAGCATCCTCGGCGTGAGTGGAGTCCCAGCATGGGGCACGAAGAGCGCATCCCGATCCACATCAAGGACAAGCGAGATCTGCGGACCAACCAAGTGGACGAGCGGCTCCGCGGCCACGGTTCCTGCAGTGCGTCAGAAAACATGTTCTCCCCCCAGCATGTCGCTAACGAGTACACGCAGGACGGCCCTCACGCGTCCAACCACCCCCAGAGTCAAGGCGCGGAGAACAGGGGGCGGGATCCGAACTCTCGCGGCCCCGCCAGACACGTGAAGGCGGAGACTGGAGGTATTCACAGGGGCCCCACGTCCTCTAATATCCCCCAGCCCCTTGCGCCAGTCAACCCCAATTGCTCAAATGAGAACATTGACATAATCGGGGTGGAGAATGGGGGGCAGATGGTGGGCGCGAAGGCCAACGGATCCGTGGTAAACCGAGGACAGGCGTCTCACATGCGCAACCAAGCAGACTGCCCCCATCAGAAATCCCCCCCGCAAGACCACATATCGTCCTTCTGCTGCAAGGTATGCGGGGAAGCGTTTAGTCACGTGGGACACCTACACGTGCACGTGCAGGTGCACACGCGGGAGAAACCTTACCGCTGCGGCGTCTGTGGGAAGTGCTGCAGCTCCTCCGGCCGACTCCAGGAGCACCAGCGGAGCCACACGGGGGAAAAACCCTTCAGGTGCCAGATCTGTGGGAAAGGCTTCACCCAGATGGCGCACCTCAAAGTACACATGAGGATCCACACGGGGGAGAAGCCGTACAGCTGCCCGGTGTGCGGCAAGTGCTTCAGCCGCTCCGACAAAATCAAAAGGCATCTCCAGACGCACACGCGCGAGGGGTCCTACTTCTCGGGGCAGTGA